In one window of Dromaius novaehollandiae isolate bDroNov1 chromosome W, bDroNov1.hap1, whole genome shotgun sequence DNA:
- the LOC112985818 gene encoding COMM domain-containing protein 10 isoform X1: MAAPIVPETESIRKAVSLLNAVAAGRFPRLLSRLLQKLHLKAESSFSEEEEEKLQVAFSLEKQDLHLVLETISFILEQAVYHNLKPAALQQQLQSIHLDQDKAEAFASAWAAAGQDTIEKFRQRVLTPQKLETIGWQLNLQMAESMQAKLKSPRAVLELGVSNEDSK, from the exons ATGGCGGCGCCCATCGTCCCGGAGACTGAGAG CATCCGCAAGGCCGTGTCGCTGCTGAACGCCGTGGCGGCGGGCCGCTTCCCGCGCCTGCTCTCCCGCCTCCTCCAGAAGCTGCACCTGAAg GCTGAAAGCAGCTTcagtgaagaggaggaagaaaaacttcAAGTAGCTTTTTCATTGGAAAAGCAGGATCTTCATCTAGTTCTTGAAACAATATCATTCATTTTGGAACAG gcAGTCTATCATAATTTGAAGCCTGCTGCACTgcaacagcagctgcaaagcatTCACCTCGATCAAGACAAAGCAGAAGCATTTGCCAGTGCATGGGCAGCTGCAGGTCAAGATACGATTGAAAAGTTCAGGCAGAGGGTTTTGACCCCTCAGAAG CTTGAAACAATTGGATGGCAGCTTAATCTTCAAATGGCCGAGTCCATGCAAGCAAAACTAAAATCTCCTCGAGCTGTACTAGAGCTGGGAGTGAGCAATGAAGATTCAAAG